The SAR324 cluster bacterium genome has a segment encoding these proteins:
- a CDS encoding DUF1028 domain-containing protein yields the protein MTYSIVLRDPVKNHFGIAVATKHFAVGALVPHLAAGIGAIATQSTTNPHLGLQGLEALAKGQLVKDALEQALDQDATPQKRQVHGVDCHGNSWAWTGADAQPWAGHVRGENFSVAGNYLAGSFVLAACVESLKLSTERSLESRLLQALFAGEEAGGDKRGRQSAALLSAREQPFPWCNLRVDDHPDPLMELTRLFKEFKESYYQEFIREIPSK from the coding sequence ATGACTTATTCCATTGTTCTTCGAGATCCGGTGAAAAATCATTTCGGAATCGCAGTTGCTACCAAGCACTTTGCTGTGGGAGCTTTAGTTCCTCACCTGGCAGCAGGAATCGGAGCGATTGCTACCCAATCTACAACAAATCCTCATCTTGGATTGCAGGGTTTAGAAGCATTGGCCAAAGGACAACTTGTGAAAGATGCACTTGAACAAGCCCTAGATCAAGATGCTACACCACAAAAAAGACAGGTACATGGAGTTGATTGTCATGGGAATTCATGGGCTTGGACAGGAGCAGATGCCCAGCCCTGGGCAGGACATGTGAGGGGAGAGAACTTCAGTGTCGCTGGGAATTACCTTGCTGGCTCCTTTGTTTTGGCCGCATGCGTAGAATCGTTGAAATTGTCTACCGAGCGATCATTGGAATCCAGACTACTGCAGGCTCTCTTTGCTGGAGAAGAAGCTGGCGGTGATAAGCGTGGCAGACAATCAGCAGCCTTGTTGAGCGCTCGAGAGCAACCTTTTCCTTGGTGTAATCTCAGGGTTGATGATCACCCGGACCCATTGATGGAGTTGACCCGATTATTTAAAGAGTTTAAGGAATCATATTACCAGGAATTTATAAGAGAGATTCCAAGCAAATAA